TTCAAAAAAATAAACTCTCAAAATATTGGGCTTTTTAAGGTTTGACTACTTAACTTCAAACCCATCCCACTTCTGATTTGGGAGCTCACTAATCCGACTTTCAAGCACTCTTGCCCAATCTGGTCCTCGTTTGCACCAGTCAATAAAAGTATCAACATCAATTTTTTCTCCATGGGCTTCAATATAAACCGAACCATCAGGTTTGTTTTGTACAAAGCCATTTACATGGCATTCTTTGGCTTTCTTTTTGGTATAATATCGAAATCCCACGCCTTGTACTTTTCCTGAAATTTTTATGCTGACTGTTTTTTTCATTAATCTATATTTCAGATATAACTCATTTCGAACGAAGTGAGAAATCTTATGCGGTTGAATACTAATACATAAAGATCTCTCGCAGATGCTCGAGATGAGAGTTCGGGGGTTTGCAAAGGTCTCATATTATTCCCCCAAACGATAAGACATTTGTTTATCG
This genomic stretch from Bacteroidales bacterium harbors:
- a CDS encoding acylphosphatase — its product is MKKTVSIKISGKVQGVGFRYYTKKKAKECHVNGFVQNKPDGSVYIEAHGEKIDVDTFIDWCKRGPDWARVLESRISELPNQKWDGFEVK